Proteins from a single region of Thermotoga maritima MSB8:
- a CDS encoding radical SAM/SPASM domain-containing protein yields the protein MITINLPKVFFSLIEAPRNNRYLLDKVNFDFYKLDDSIQITRKASSYLVRTKAKNVIEELEKLKKNTLISLKRKLVKDNDILRLALNVSQVCRLKCRYCYANAGTYGNPGFMKRNVLVRTLDFFLSNYNVHNIHIFGGEPLLNIEMIEEMFRILTSKYAKKFNNLRITVATSLFVSEETINRFIKIYESYKDKFQIYMVVSLDGPKEIQDNTRPSLDSKSSSFDRIKNNINLLKQKGFSISFEVTYTKLHKQLGWNILKIYKYFYTEFNAANVIISPVYDWNGSLDKNLRIDISIAQEYYEIIASLLEKSRRGDLNDFDRALLCKLLMNYLNPSDSSGKIIVSTFCPAGSNSFIVDIFGNIYPCQLVVGNLKYRISNVVKDNEEKILKNLKDWRYKALRLFTKARYSKCKDCYFLFYCSRCIFKRDYQKDMFKACDVEKKIIETILEFDPWTLLPLMDNFNGG from the coding sequence ATGATAACCATTAATCTACCCAAGGTCTTTTTCTCATTGATCGAAGCTCCTCGCAATAATAGGTATCTTCTAGACAAGGTTAATTTTGATTTCTACAAATTAGATGATAGTATACAAATAACAAGAAAGGCTTCTTCTTACCTAGTTCGCACTAAAGCCAAAAATGTCATAGAAGAGCTCGAAAAGTTAAAGAAAAATACTTTAATTTCTCTGAAAAGAAAGTTGGTTAAAGATAATGATATTTTGCGTTTAGCGCTAAATGTATCTCAGGTTTGTAGATTAAAATGCAGATACTGTTATGCTAACGCTGGAACATATGGTAATCCTGGCTTTATGAAGAGAAATGTATTAGTACGGACCCTTGATTTCTTTCTTTCGAATTATAATGTGCACAATATACATATTTTTGGTGGAGAACCTCTCCTAAATATTGAAATGATAGAAGAAATGTTCAGAATATTGACATCAAAGTATGCTAAAAAATTCAATAATCTGCGAATAACCGTAGCTACAAGTTTATTTGTTTCAGAGGAAACTATCAATCGCTTTATTAAAATTTACGAGTCCTATAAGGATAAATTCCAAATCTATATGGTTGTTAGTCTAGATGGGCCGAAAGAAATACAAGATAATACAAGACCTAGTCTTGATAGCAAGTCTAGCAGTTTTGATCGGATAAAGAATAACATAAATTTGCTTAAACAGAAAGGTTTTTCTATATCATTTGAAGTTACCTACACCAAGTTACACAAGCAACTCGGTTGGAATATTTTGAAAATATACAAATATTTCTATACCGAATTCAATGCTGCAAATGTGATTATCTCTCCGGTGTACGACTGGAATGGTTCTTTAGACAAAAATTTACGAATCGATATTTCCATTGCTCAAGAATATTATGAAATAATAGCTTCTCTGTTAGAAAAAAGTCGCAGAGGAGATTTAAATGACTTTGATCGTGCCCTGCTGTGTAAATTACTGATGAATTATCTCAACCCTAGTGACTCTTCTGGCAAGATAATTGTTAGTACATTTTGCCCTGCTGGGTCGAATTCATTTATTGTAGATATTTTTGGAAACATATACCCATGCCAGCTGGTTGTAGGAAATTTAAAATACAGAATATCGAATGTTGTAAAAGATAATGAAGAAAAAATACTAAAGAATTTGAAAGACTGGAGGTATAAAGCTTTGAGATTATTTACCAAAGCTAGATACAGCAAGTGCAAGGATTGCTATTTCTTGTTTTACTGCAGTAGATGCATTTTTAAGCGTGATTACCAAAAAGATATGTTCAAAGCATGTGATGTTGAAAAGAAAATAATAGAAACAATTTTGGAATTTGATCCATGGACATTATTACCTTTAATGGATAATTTTAACGGAGGATGA
- a CDS encoding ABC transporter permease, protein MKLLIKTLYFIRKDILIWLSYRTQLVLGLLSGFVGIVQFGFIGKFIAQGNYFPLIERYGGDILAYFITGSVFMSYTNLALMTFKGVIQREQSMGTLEYILLSKTPLWQLFLFSFVSSFFFTTLNITLIFLGLVYLFSVHITPNFLEALVVLFTVMLPLMGIGLLSASIVLVTKRGDPVGWLYTTLSGLFSGIYFPVEILPDWIRPVSYLIPSTYGIDLLRRVLMRGEHLSSVSEGLVLLAATGTVLISAGIVAFKRSFNQARLRGSLSWY, encoded by the coding sequence TTGAAACTTCTGATCAAAACGTTGTACTTCATTAGAAAAGATATCCTCATCTGGCTTTCTTACAGAACACAGCTTGTTCTCGGGCTCTTATCCGGTTTTGTGGGAATTGTCCAGTTCGGTTTCATTGGAAAATTCATCGCACAGGGGAACTACTTTCCCCTGATAGAGCGATACGGTGGTGACATCCTGGCGTACTTCATCACTGGTTCTGTTTTCATGTCTTACACGAATCTTGCCCTCATGACCTTCAAAGGTGTCATACAGAGAGAACAGAGCATGGGAACTCTCGAGTACATCCTTCTTTCAAAGACACCTCTCTGGCAGCTTTTTCTCTTCAGTTTCGTGTCTTCCTTCTTTTTCACCACGCTGAACATCACACTGATTTTTCTGGGACTGGTCTATCTCTTCTCGGTTCATATCACACCGAACTTTCTTGAAGCCCTGGTTGTTCTTTTCACTGTAATGCTTCCTCTCATGGGTATTGGCCTTCTCTCTGCGTCCATCGTTCTCGTCACAAAAAGAGGAGATCCTGTGGGGTGGCTTTACACCACACTCAGTGGCTTGTTTTCTGGTATCTACTTTCCCGTGGAAATTCTTCCAGACTGGATAAGACCTGTTTCGTACCTCATTCCCAGCACTTATGGCATAGACCTTTTGCGAAGAGTCCTCATGAGAGGCGAACACCTTTCCAGTGTGTCGGAAGGACTGGTTCTTCTTGCAGCAACAGGAACAGTATTGATATCAGCGGGAATCGTTGCGTTCAAAAGATCCTTCAATCAGGCCCGATTGAGAGGAAGTCTGAGCTGGTACTGA
- a CDS encoding ABC transporter ATP-binding protein: MKTGKFRLLRKNHIALAVLTTASLVASGFFYSRRVTLLQSAVDRAIHSKELSSFLGDILLFLVFLLLTIIFDFLASFMSAVNNVGMFKNLVRSQIRLMLDADMLELKKQNTGEIITRMFDDGWYIISLYSSTIPDLVATSFKVGLLVFVFYQLSPRILLIALLLSPLYSFPLSSPRRRIMEHQEKERSSFEKCVKFINETLSGAAVIKAFESKRFFYKEFGKLTNLWLNTSNTLFNVVAKTESLYPFLNGLLPILVVALSSFLIAKKEITIGSAISFFYFISGFYSSISNVYSSVLDIMRSRTYKERISEVMELSAEKGGGKELGDFKQMSLQNVSFGYPDGGEILTDLNIKIDAGDRVAIVASSGEGKSTLVSLFNRFLTPTKGQILINDIPIEQYSLSSLRKKIILVRSNDILFDTTIKNNITLFEDFPEDELERILRMCECDFVEKLENGIHTVVGERGTKLSDGQRQRIVLARALIRKPQVLILDEATSGVDSETEEKIFEKILKEINTVIIISHRLSTIRKAKKIIVLNNGRVEAEGTHEELMEKSPLYREIVRSQLEV, translated from the coding sequence ATGAAAACTGGAAAGTTTCGGCTCTTGAGGAAGAATCACATAGCACTTGCCGTTTTGACAACTGCGAGCTTAGTTGCCTCGGGTTTTTTCTATTCCAGAAGGGTCACTTTGCTTCAAAGTGCCGTTGACAGAGCGATTCACAGCAAAGAACTTTCATCTTTCCTTGGAGACATTCTGTTGTTTCTTGTGTTCCTCTTGTTAACCATTATTTTCGATTTCCTGGCCAGTTTCATGTCCGCTGTCAACAACGTCGGTATGTTCAAAAATTTGGTCAGAAGTCAGATAAGACTGATGCTCGACGCTGATATGCTTGAACTGAAAAAGCAAAACACAGGAGAGATAATAACCCGCATGTTCGATGATGGGTGGTATATAATCAGTCTGTACTCCTCTACAATTCCAGACCTTGTGGCAACATCGTTCAAAGTAGGACTGCTCGTTTTCGTGTTCTACCAGCTCAGTCCCAGGATTCTTCTCATTGCCCTGCTTCTGTCTCCTCTCTACAGTTTTCCACTATCGAGTCCCAGACGGAGAATAATGGAACATCAGGAAAAAGAACGCTCGAGTTTTGAGAAATGTGTCAAGTTTATAAACGAGACGTTGAGTGGGGCGGCGGTTATCAAGGCATTCGAATCGAAGAGATTTTTCTACAAAGAATTCGGAAAATTAACTAACCTGTGGTTGAACACGTCGAATACGCTCTTCAATGTGGTGGCGAAAACGGAGAGTCTCTATCCGTTTTTAAACGGATTGCTCCCGATACTCGTTGTTGCTCTATCGTCTTTTCTCATCGCGAAAAAGGAAATAACAATCGGAAGTGCGATATCGTTTTTCTACTTCATCAGCGGTTTTTATTCATCAATAAGCAACGTTTACAGTTCTGTTCTAGACATTATGAGATCAAGGACGTATAAAGAACGAATTTCAGAGGTTATGGAACTCAGCGCTGAGAAAGGTGGTGGAAAAGAGCTCGGAGACTTCAAACAGATGAGTTTGCAAAATGTTTCCTTTGGATATCCAGATGGCGGGGAGATACTCACTGATTTAAACATAAAGATAGACGCAGGCGACAGGGTGGCCATAGTGGCGAGTTCTGGGGAGGGAAAGAGCACACTTGTGTCACTCTTCAACCGCTTTCTCACACCCACAAAAGGTCAGATCCTCATCAACGACATCCCTATCGAGCAGTATTCACTTTCTTCACTCAGAAAGAAAATCATCCTTGTTCGATCGAACGACATCTTGTTCGATACTACCATCAAAAACAACATCACGCTTTTTGAGGACTTCCCGGAGGATGAGCTGGAACGTATTCTCAGGATGTGTGAGTGCGATTTCGTCGAGAAACTGGAAAACGGGATACACACCGTTGTTGGTGAAAGAGGAACAAAACTCTCGGACGGTCAAAGGCAGAGGATCGTCCTTGCAAGGGCTTTGATCAGGAAACCACAGGTTCTCATCCTGGACGAAGCCACCTCTGGTGTGGACAGCGAGACAGAGGAGAAAATCTTTGAAAAAATTCTGAAGGAAATCAACACCGTGATCATAATCTCCCATAGGCTTTCCACAATAAGAAAAGCAAAGAAGATCATCGTACTGAATAATGGAAGAGTGGAAGCCGAAGGAACACACGAAGAACTCATGGAAAAATCTCCCCTTTACAGGGAGATTGTAAGGAGTCAATTGGAGGTATAA
- a CDS encoding ABC transporter ATP-binding protein — protein MLEVIDVWKKYPPKTQALREVSFEAEEGSITAVFGENGSGKTTLLKVIASFLIPDRGKVLIDSVNIVEKPSFAVEKVSISTGYERSFYYRLSVEENLKFFGMLNDLLGKTLKRETERVMKELGLLECRKKRYMELSTGYKKRVDVARALMKKASIYIFDEPCSGVDLRTRLKIHEIMKRLKESGRIVIFASHDLEDLKIADRVIVLKKGEKVLEFSPKKEDLAAVLRGILEIQAFPGD, from the coding sequence GTGCTAGAGGTGATCGATGTCTGGAAGAAATACCCTCCGAAAACACAGGCTTTAAGGGAAGTGAGTTTTGAGGCGGAAGAAGGAAGTATCACGGCGGTCTTCGGCGAGAACGGTTCTGGAAAGACGACGCTTTTGAAGGTTATAGCCTCCTTTCTCATTCCTGACAGAGGGAAGGTTCTCATAGACAGTGTGAACATCGTGGAAAAGCCTTCCTTTGCAGTAGAAAAGGTCAGCATATCAACCGGGTATGAGAGGAGCTTCTACTACAGGTTGAGTGTGGAAGAGAATCTGAAGTTTTTTGGTATGTTGAACGACCTTCTTGGAAAAACGCTGAAGAGAGAAACAGAAAGAGTGATGAAGGAACTGGGTCTTCTGGAGTGCAGGAAAAAGAGGTACATGGAACTTTCCACCGGGTACAAAAAAAGAGTTGATGTGGCAAGAGCCCTGATGAAAAAGGCGAGCATATACATCTTCGATGAGCCGTGCAGTGGAGTTGATCTCAGAACGAGATTGAAGATACACGAGATCATGAAAAGACTCAAAGAGAGTGGTAGAATCGTCATCTTTGCAAGTCATGACCTGGAGGATCTAAAGATCGCAGACAGGGTGATCGTTTTGAAAAAGGGCGAAAAAGTTCTCGAATTTTCTCCAAAAAAGGAAGATTTGGCGGCAGTGTTGAGAGGTATTTTAGAGATACAGGCATTTCCGGGGGATTGA
- a CDS encoding type II toxin-antitoxin system HicA family toxin — MEKVLLKLGFQRVRQKGSHVFYRHSNGKYTTIPFHARDLPKSLNKKNHP; from the coding sequence ATGGAGAAGGTTTTACTGAAACTTGGATTTCAACGTGTTCGCCAAAAAGGAAGTCATGTGTTCTACAGGCACAGCAATGGAAAGTATACGACCATCCCATTTCATGCAAGAGACTTGCCCAAGTCACTTAATAAGAAAAATCATCCGTGA
- a CDS encoding ABC transporter ATP-binding protein, protein MKFFSASNVRDDIKKFERKYKRYYPIFLLLESLFLTTNVLTPLLIKKTIDSAFYRGSVEEVALFSILYFVVLVSQSFIMYRLNFSVAKHLLNASRAKESKGVYAKILTLPLSFLNSKNTGDYLSIFMRDIPKVASGVYLARLQFFFNLGFFLVVLSLLFILNVKLALVVLASIVLFFVSTSILKKMVIRTSQRDQEAYQRFLKRSREVVEGTPVLKQFSGLLFLRDFLDSSAREWSRASIIHSTVNELSNRNIEMNRWVGSTIVLAFGVYLLWKGEISVGTLLAFESYMNWIYDIVRMALTGLTTFFSTVPNWENFTRVFSLPFERASGIDLERFEKLQLKNVHFKYDETPVLTGLNFEINSGDKIAIVARSGAGKSTLVSLFNRLLSPTEGEILINGVPIEQYSLQSLRRNIVLVRSNDILFDTTIKNNITLFEDFPEDEIENVLKMCECDFVKELENGIDTVVGERGTRLSDGQRQRIVLARALIRKPQVLILDEVTSGVDSETEEKILEKILNEIETVIIVSHRLSTIKKASRIIVLNDGRVEAEGTHEELMKKSPLYREIVKSQLMR, encoded by the coding sequence ATGAAATTTTTCTCAGCAAGTAACGTCAGAGACGATATCAAAAAATTCGAGAGGAAATACAAAAGGTACTATCCGATCTTCTTGTTACTGGAGAGCCTGTTTTTAACCACCAACGTTCTCACTCCACTTCTCATAAAAAAGACCATCGACAGTGCGTTCTACAGGGGTTCTGTAGAAGAAGTCGCTCTGTTTTCCATACTTTATTTTGTCGTTCTTGTGTCTCAGTCCTTCATCATGTACAGACTGAACTTCTCAGTTGCGAAACACCTGCTGAACGCATCACGGGCTAAGGAATCAAAGGGGGTTTATGCGAAAATCCTGACACTTCCACTATCTTTTCTGAACTCGAAAAACACCGGTGATTATCTTTCGATCTTCATGAGGGATATTCCGAAGGTGGCCTCGGGGGTTTATCTTGCGAGGCTTCAGTTTTTCTTCAATCTGGGATTTTTTCTTGTTGTTCTTTCGCTTCTGTTCATTCTGAATGTGAAACTTGCCCTTGTGGTTCTGGCGAGCATCGTTCTGTTTTTTGTATCGACTTCAATCCTGAAAAAGATGGTCATCAGGACATCTCAGAGAGATCAGGAAGCCTACCAGAGATTTTTGAAAAGATCCAGAGAAGTGGTGGAAGGAACACCGGTTCTCAAACAGTTTTCTGGCCTTTTGTTTCTCAGAGATTTCCTCGATTCAAGTGCCAGAGAGTGGAGCAGGGCAAGCATCATCCACAGCACGGTAAACGAACTTTCGAACAGGAACATCGAGATGAACAGATGGGTCGGGAGTACCATTGTCCTTGCCTTCGGTGTTTACCTTCTCTGGAAGGGTGAGATAAGTGTTGGAACGCTTCTGGCTTTTGAATCCTATATGAACTGGATATACGACATCGTCAGAATGGCACTCACAGGTCTGACGACGTTTTTCTCTACAGTTCCAAACTGGGAAAATTTTACAAGAGTGTTTTCCCTGCCCTTTGAAAGAGCAAGCGGAATAGATCTTGAAAGGTTCGAAAAACTGCAGTTGAAAAACGTGCATTTTAAATACGATGAAACACCTGTTCTCACTGGTTTGAATTTCGAGATAAACTCCGGGGATAAGATCGCAATTGTGGCAAGATCTGGTGCAGGAAAGAGCACGCTCGTTTCTCTTTTCAACAGGCTACTGTCTCCCACAGAGGGTGAAATTCTCATAAACGGTGTTCCCATCGAACAGTACTCTCTTCAATCACTCAGAAGAAACATCGTTCTTGTTCGATCGAACGATATTTTGTTCGACACCACTATCAAAAACAATATCACCCTTTTTGAAGACTTCCCAGAAGATGAGATCGAAAATGTTCTCAAAATGTGTGAGTGTGACTTTGTTAAGGAACTGGAAAACGGAATAGACACGGTTGTTGGAGAAAGAGGGACAAGACTCTCAGATGGTCAGAGACAGAGAATCGTCCTTGCAAGGGCCCTGATAAGAAAGCCGCAGGTTCTGATTCTGGACGAGGTTACATCTGGTGTTGACAGCGAAACAGAGGAAAAGATCCTTGAAAAAATTCTGAATGAGATCGAGACGGTGATCATCGTCTCTCATAGACTTTCTACCATAAAAAAGGCCAGCAGAATCATTGTACTGAACGATGGAAGGGTGGAAGCTGAAGGGACCCACGAAGAACTCATGAAGAAATCTCCTCTCTACAGAGAAATTGTGAAGAGCCAGCTGATGAGATGA
- a CDS encoding Cys-rich RiPP peptide encodes MQKMPKPVVPNDYLNPGKGCGGAGLVCGWCG; translated from the coding sequence ATGCAGAAGATGCCAAAACCAGTTGTTCCTAATGATTATTTGAACCCAGGAAAAGGATGTGGAGGAGCTGGTCTCGTCTGTGGTTGGTGTGGTTAA
- a CDS encoding radical SAM/SPASM domain-containing protein, with product MKPSRFNLVINESDGTLLFNTLSQALLWIDRKNTNKVLKTLEDPSSTELSKTEVEKLKRGMFLLDDNFDELEFLKFRFNTYRYSDRFLRYTIVLTHSCNFDCVYCYQKVLHISSGSYISEKVQSNFLLDVERKLEYQKPNLLSVTFYGGEPLLLEETVVNLSSKLKRLCEKYGVKYDSFIVTNGYLLTEKMVDDLQKAGIKALDITLDGTEVYHDRYRKARNGAPTFSSIFENIFRAVNKGLFVQIRVNVSRENIEDVKKLIDRIAEKKLRVEFNFQPIEIVEGNPTGFQDTALNTEEFAEIETKLWWYIREKIPEYPFEYFKKPRFARCDAMCKNSFVVDVDGRVYKCWGELGMENCSGFLKETGVEFTGSYLKWLTYDPLEDEECRRCLVLPFCMGGCAFNRVVYRTLKSSKVKKPHTCIPLRYNLNEFIKIVADYKRRSAVHGISQRSSGG from the coding sequence TTGAAGCCTTCAAGATTTAATTTGGTAATAAATGAAAGCGATGGCACACTTTTGTTCAACACGCTTTCTCAAGCCCTTCTGTGGATAGATAGGAAAAACACCAACAAGGTACTGAAGACCCTGGAAGATCCTTCCTCGACAGAACTTTCGAAAACGGAAGTTGAAAAGTTGAAACGGGGAATGTTTTTGCTTGATGACAACTTCGATGAACTGGAGTTTCTAAAATTTCGCTTCAACACGTATCGCTACAGTGACAGATTTTTGAGATACACAATTGTTTTAACCCACTCCTGTAACTTCGATTGCGTTTACTGTTATCAGAAGGTACTTCATATTTCCTCGGGATCCTACATTTCTGAAAAAGTGCAAAGCAACTTCCTCCTGGATGTGGAAAGAAAATTAGAATACCAAAAACCAAACCTGCTGAGCGTTACTTTCTACGGGGGAGAACCTTTGCTTCTGGAAGAAACAGTGGTGAATCTGAGCAGCAAACTGAAAAGACTCTGCGAAAAATATGGTGTGAAGTACGATTCCTTCATCGTGACAAATGGCTACCTTCTGACGGAGAAGATGGTAGATGATCTTCAGAAAGCAGGAATAAAGGCACTGGACATAACACTGGACGGTACAGAGGTGTACCACGATCGGTACAGGAAAGCCAGAAACGGTGCTCCAACTTTCAGCTCCATTTTCGAAAATATCTTTCGTGCTGTCAACAAAGGCTTATTCGTTCAGATCAGAGTGAACGTGTCTAGAGAGAACATTGAAGATGTGAAGAAACTCATCGATAGGATAGCAGAGAAAAAGTTGAGAGTGGAGTTCAATTTCCAGCCCATAGAGATCGTTGAGGGAAATCCCACAGGCTTTCAGGACACAGCACTGAACACAGAAGAGTTTGCGGAGATAGAAACGAAGCTGTGGTGGTACATCAGGGAGAAAATTCCTGAGTATCCTTTTGAATATTTCAAAAAACCACGTTTTGCAAGATGTGATGCCATGTGTAAGAACAGTTTCGTGGTCGATGTGGATGGAAGAGTGTACAAATGTTGGGGAGAACTTGGTATGGAGAACTGTTCAGGTTTTTTGAAAGAAACCGGAGTCGAATTCACTGGATCGTATTTGAAGTGGTTGACGTATGACCCACTTGAAGACGAAGAATGCAGAAGATGCCTTGTGCTTCCTTTCTGTATGGGTGGATGTGCTTTCAACAGGGTGGTTTATAGAACCCTGAAATCCTCAAAGGTAAAAAAGCCTCACACATGCATCCCGTTGAGGTACAATTTAAATGAGTTTATAAAGATAGTTGCAGATTACAAAAGGAGGAGTGCCGTTCATGGAATTTCTCAACGATCCAGTGGTGGATGA
- a CDS encoding type II toxin-antitoxin system HicB family antitoxin — protein MRKIFTAIIEYDPETKQYVGMVPDVPGVHTVGSSLEEVRRNLKEVLELVLEEAGDEINHQEFVALEMIEVET, from the coding sequence ATGCGTAAAATTTTCACAGCTATCATTGAATACGATCCTGAAACAAAGCAATATGTTGGAATGGTTCCAGATGTTCCAGGTGTGCATACTGTAGGTAGTTCCTTAGAAGAAGTGAGAAGGAATTTAAAAGAGGTGCTTGAGCTCGTATTGGAGGAAGCAGGAGATGAAATAAATCACCAGGAATTCGTGGCTCTTGAGATGATAGAGGTGGAAACTTGA
- a CDS encoding radical SAM/SPASM domain-containing protein, with translation MFKPSRYNVIFRDGDYVVFVNFLTRAIARLEKSKAEIAEKILKDPDEEIPEEWLSIKKDLIYGGYIVDEDFDEIEHLKLMNRMTRYDSSSVMVTIIPTLACNFDCIYCYESKTGPSMTAKTAERIVEYLKRLIRTRRSISVGWFGGEPLLCFDVVKFVNSSLIEACRENNVDFHSSMSTNGYLLDKEKAEWFDRLEIRNVQITIDGPEDVHNKYRPLKGGKGTFDTIVENLENLFRVTEKLQVTFRMNVGPDNFHRVEEFLNVLERFPKDRTRVYFRWIFGSNSREFFFRKVYEIRDRESLNILNFYESAAKRGFNVFLPVLVQNRYCEYDCVSSVVIGPQGELYPCTVRVGKGMEIGRLTNRGLEYDRKKYLRWHSFDAFESEECMRCKLLPVCMGGCRSARFDGKTGCPEEKKDPEKFAREWYRIKLLERQVEKLEAFKI, from the coding sequence GTGTTCAAACCTTCAAGATACAATGTGATTTTCAGAGATGGCGACTACGTTGTGTTTGTGAACTTTCTAACCAGAGCGATCGCTCGTCTGGAAAAAAGCAAAGCAGAAATTGCAGAGAAGATTCTCAAAGATCCAGACGAAGAGATCCCTGAAGAATGGCTTTCCATAAAGAAAGATTTGATCTACGGTGGGTATATCGTTGATGAGGACTTCGACGAAATAGAGCATCTGAAACTTATGAACAGAATGACCCGCTATGATTCTTCCTCGGTTATGGTCACGATCATACCCACCCTGGCATGCAATTTTGATTGTATCTACTGCTATGAATCGAAAACAGGACCTTCGATGACAGCGAAAACGGCAGAAAGGATCGTAGAATATCTGAAAAGGCTGATTCGAACCAGAAGATCTATAAGTGTAGGCTGGTTCGGCGGGGAACCCCTCCTGTGTTTTGACGTGGTGAAGTTCGTAAACTCATCGCTGATAGAAGCATGCAGAGAAAACAATGTGGATTTTCACTCCTCCATGTCAACGAATGGATACCTTCTCGACAAAGAAAAAGCGGAATGGTTTGACAGGCTCGAAATAAGAAACGTTCAAATAACGATCGATGGCCCAGAAGATGTTCACAATAAATACAGGCCTTTGAAAGGTGGCAAGGGAACTTTCGACACCATTGTGGAAAATCTGGAGAATCTCTTCAGGGTCACGGAGAAACTTCAGGTCACGTTCAGAATGAATGTGGGACCTGACAACTTCCATCGTGTAGAAGAGTTTCTGAACGTTCTGGAGCGATTTCCGAAAGACAGAACGAGGGTATATTTCAGGTGGATTTTTGGATCGAACAGCAGGGAATTCTTTTTCAGGAAGGTCTATGAGATCAGAGATCGGGAGTCTCTGAACATTCTCAATTTCTACGAAAGTGCTGCGAAAAGAGGCTTCAATGTGTTTCTTCCCGTTCTTGTGCAAAACAGATACTGTGAGTACGACTGTGTGTCTTCTGTTGTGATAGGTCCACAGGGAGAGTTGTATCCATGCACAGTGAGAGTGGGAAAAGGCATGGAGATAGGAAGATTGACCAACCGAGGACTGGAATACGACAGGAAAAAATATCTCAGATGGCATTCTTTCGATGCTTTCGAAAGCGAAGAATGCATGAGGTGCAAACTCCTTCCTGTGTGCATGGGAGGATGTAGAAGTGCCAGGTTCGATGGCAAAACGGGATGCCCTGAAGAGAAAAAGGATCCGGAGAAATTCGCAAGGGAATGGTACAGGATAAAACTCCTTGAAAGGCAGGTCGAAAAACTTGAAGCCTTCAAGATTTAA
- a CDS encoding helix-turn-helix domain-containing protein: MKEFKKYSDVFELFEEMGFHHSEEEKVFIEVMSQIGGQLLAYRKMHNLTQKDLAKKLGVSQSMVSKIETGEKNISIRVLAKIVAALGGKIKISLGLLPEEENKSPRYGFGVSEEIITSFEAQRSVAA; the protein is encoded by the coding sequence GTGAAGGAATTCAAAAAGTATTCCGATGTTTTTGAATTGTTCGAAGAAATGGGATTTCATCATTCTGAAGAGGAAAAAGTTTTTATCGAAGTGATGTCTCAGATAGGAGGTCAGCTGCTAGCCTATAGGAAGATGCACAACCTGACCCAGAAAGATCTGGCCAAAAAGCTTGGAGTATCCCAGTCTATGGTTTCAAAAATTGAAACAGGAGAGAAAAACATATCTATTAGGGTGCTGGCAAAGATAGTCGCTGCACTTGGTGGTAAAATCAAAATATCTCTTGGGTTACTGCCGGAAGAAGAAAACAAATCACCAAGATATGGCTTTGGAGTGTCTGAAGAAATAATCACATCTTTTGAAGCTCAAAGGAGTGTCGCTGCATGA